A region of Gracilinanus agilis isolate LMUSP501 chromosome 3, AgileGrace, whole genome shotgun sequence DNA encodes the following proteins:
- the LOC123243120 gene encoding basic phospholipase A2 Sms-N6-like yields MKTVFLLAALMAYGLSEVQGDLLQFQKIIGKLTRKDALFSYGFYGCYCGWGGRGTPKDATDRCCMVHDCCYLKLMMKGCKPYTQTYNYKYRAGSFTCGSGTFCQKQTCVCDVVAARCMQRNRKTYNPKYRNYPNILCERKNPQC; encoded by the exons ATGAAGACAGTCTTTCTGCTAGCTGCACTAATGGCTTATG GCTTGTCTGAGGTGCAAGGAGACTTGCTTCAATTCcagaaaataattggaaagctCACGAGGAAGGATGCATTGTTTAGCTATGGCTTTTATGGCTGCTACTGTGGCTGGGGAGGCAGGGGAACCCCCAAGGATGCTACTGACAG GTGCTGTATGGTCCATGACTGCTGCTATTTAAAACTGATGATGAAAGGCTGCAAACCCTACACCCAAACCTACAATTATAAATACCGGGCAGGTTCCTTCACATGCG GGTCTGGAACATTCTGTCAGAAGCAAACCTGTGTCTGTGATGTAGTAGCTGCCCGCTGTATGCAGAGAAACCGGAAGACTTACAATCCCAAGTATCGCAACTACCCCAATATCCTGTGTGAAAGGAAAAATCCTCAATGCTGA